In a single window of the Pontibacter russatus genome:
- a CDS encoding M61 family metallopeptidase yields the protein MHSKKRLTHSLLFFVFLSIGNAASALAAELRYTLSMPEPHTHYFEVEAELSGVKKNHIDFTLPVWAPGSYLVREFAKNVEGFEAADKEGKPLRSEKIDKNTWRVYSNKADVVRASYDVYANELTVRTSFLDASHGYVNGTSVFMYPEGYQDLNGTLAVKPHKGWDKVSTGLKSTGNFTYTFPNYDILADSPLEIGNHEVYKFTTAGIPHEVAIYGEGNFDPKELMADMQQVTEQAVSVFGELPVERYLFIVHNLQRGGGGLEHLNSTTLQTSRWNYGTEAGYNGFLSLVAHEYFHLWNVKRLRPQPLGPFDYNQENYTDLLWVSEGITSYYDDLLVRRAGFTSPQRYLDIIAGSITSVESTPGNKVQTVAEASFDAWIKYYRSNENSRNAEVSYYTKGGVLGHLLNMEVMEATKGEKSLDDVMRYMYERYYKQLDRGFTEKEFKEAVEKVSGRNMDAFFRDFVNGTKTPDYNSYFDAAGLRLVNINEGGKAASWGASTVVSDGRVLVRSVSRGGSAYEGGLNANDEVVAINGYRVGEDLDSFVNRLDIGDTTEVVVAREGRLLTLHIPILKDESVRYRFERVPNPSSVQQKVFNEWLALDNS from the coding sequence ATGCACTCTAAAAAGCGATTAACACACTCTCTCTTATTTTTTGTATTTCTTAGTATTGGCAACGCAGCGTCGGCGCTCGCGGCCGAACTGCGCTACACCCTCTCGATGCCCGAGCCCCACACACATTATTTTGAAGTGGAGGCGGAACTGTCAGGGGTAAAGAAAAATCATATCGATTTCACGCTTCCGGTGTGGGCGCCGGGGTCTTACCTGGTGCGGGAGTTTGCCAAAAATGTCGAAGGCTTTGAGGCCGCCGACAAGGAGGGCAAGCCACTACGCTCCGAGAAAATTGATAAAAACACCTGGCGCGTGTACAGCAACAAAGCAGACGTGGTGCGTGCCAGTTATGATGTGTATGCGAACGAGCTCACCGTGCGCACCAGCTTCCTCGACGCCTCCCACGGCTATGTGAACGGAACCAGCGTCTTTATGTACCCGGAGGGCTACCAGGACCTGAACGGCACCCTCGCCGTAAAGCCCCACAAAGGCTGGGACAAGGTGTCGACGGGGCTGAAGAGCACCGGCAACTTCACTTATACCTTCCCAAATTATGATATCCTGGCGGACTCTCCACTGGAAATCGGCAACCACGAGGTATATAAATTCACCACAGCCGGCATTCCGCACGAGGTGGCCATATATGGCGAGGGCAATTTCGACCCGAAGGAACTGATGGCGGATATGCAGCAGGTGACGGAGCAAGCGGTGAGCGTGTTCGGCGAGTTGCCTGTGGAGCGCTACCTGTTTATCGTACACAACCTGCAGCGCGGCGGCGGCGGGCTGGAGCACCTGAACTCAACCACTCTGCAGACTTCGCGATGGAACTATGGCACGGAGGCAGGTTACAACGGCTTCCTGTCACTGGTCGCGCACGAGTACTTTCACCTCTGGAACGTGAAGCGCCTGCGCCCGCAGCCACTCGGCCCCTTCGACTACAACCAGGAAAACTACACGGACCTGCTGTGGGTGTCGGAGGGCATCACCAGTTACTACGACGACCTGCTGGTGCGCCGCGCCGGTTTCACCTCCCCGCAGCGCTACCTCGATATCATCGCCGGCAGCATCACCTCTGTGGAGAGCACGCCGGGCAATAAAGTGCAGACGGTGGCGGAGGCCAGCTTCGACGCCTGGATCAAGTACTACCGCAGCAACGAGAACTCCAGAAATGCCGAAGTTTCCTACTACACCAAGGGCGGTGTGCTGGGGCATCTGCTTAATATGGAGGTGATGGAGGCAACAAAAGGCGAAAAATCGCTGGATGATGTGATGCGGTATATGTATGAGCGCTACTACAAACAGCTGGACCGCGGCTTCACGGAAAAGGAGTTTAAAGAGGCGGTGGAGAAAGTGTCCGGCCGCAATATGGATGCCTTTTTCAGGGACTTCGTGAACGGCACCAAAACACCGGACTATAACAGCTACTTCGATGCGGCGGGCCTGCGCCTTGTCAATATAAACGAGGGCGGCAAAGCGGCCAGTTGGGGAGCCTCTACGGTTGTGTCGGACGGCAGGGTGCTGGTGCGCAGCGTGAGCAGGGGCGGCAGCGCCTATGAGGGAGGGCTGAATGCCAACGATGAGGTTGTGGCCATCAACGGCTACCGCGTGGGAGAGGACCTGGACAGCTTCGTGAACCGCCTGGACATAGGCGACACGACCGAGGTGGTGGTGGCCCGCGAAGGCAGGCTGCTGACGCTCCACATCCCCATACTAAAGGATGAGAGTGTGCGTTACAGGTTCGAGCGCGTGCCAAATCCAAGCAGTGTGCAGCAAAAGGTATTTAATGAGTGGCTCGCGCTGGATAACAGCTGA
- a CDS encoding C40 family peptidase: MKKKKTLLFSPLLVLLALFWAGSRNLLTQQAPDMEATAAASKPEGAVHLTASAHAVPANGSDSIVEYAMSLLGSPYVYAGITPDGFDCSGFITHVYGKFDIAVPHSSALQAREGVQVARKEARKGDLVIFTGTNADVREPGHVGIVISSPGDTIEFVHSSSNGGVKVSEVEGTRYDLRFLQIRRIL, translated from the coding sequence ATGAAAAAGAAGAAAACGCTCCTGTTCTCCCCGCTCCTGGTGCTGCTGGCGCTATTTTGGGCCGGGTCCCGCAATCTCCTGACGCAACAGGCCCCGGATATGGAAGCAACCGCAGCTGCCAGCAAACCCGAAGGTGCCGTTCATCTGACTGCCTCCGCCCATGCGGTTCCTGCCAACGGCAGCGATAGCATTGTGGAGTATGCCATGAGCCTGCTGGGCAGCCCGTATGTGTATGCGGGCATTACGCCTGATGGGTTTGACTGCTCGGGTTTTATCACCCATGTGTATGGAAAGTTTGACATAGCGGTGCCGCACTCTTCTGCGCTGCAGGCCCGGGAGGGGGTGCAGGTGGCGCGTAAAGAGGCACGGAAAGGCGATCTGGTTATTTTCACGGGTACCAACGCCGACGTGCGGGAGCCCGGCCACGTGGGCATCGTCATTTCCTCCCCCGGCGACACGATTGAATTTGTGCATTCCTCCTCTAACGGGGGCGTAAAGGTAAGTGAGGTGGAGGGCACCCGCTACGACCTCCGTTTCCTGCAAATCCGGCGGATACTGTAG
- a CDS encoding DUF2147 domain-containing protein — protein MKKYFLTFIILSLLATVAWSQSMSPVGTWVNEEGKAEFEIYACGDKLCGKIVSLKEPLKDGKPKVDENNPNRKLQGRPLQGLVFLKGFEYNGDNTWDEGTIYDPESGKTYSCYMKMLGNDKMEVKGYIGISLIGRSQNWSRTN, from the coding sequence ATGAAAAAGTATTTTCTGACATTTATCATCCTCTCGCTGCTTGCAACCGTTGCCTGGTCTCAAAGTATGTCCCCGGTCGGCACCTGGGTAAACGAGGAGGGCAAGGCCGAATTTGAGATATATGCGTGCGGCGACAAACTGTGCGGCAAAATAGTATCGCTAAAGGAGCCGCTCAAAGACGGCAAGCCGAAAGTGGATGAGAACAACCCCAACAGGAAGCTGCAGGGCCGCCCTTTGCAGGGGCTGGTGTTTCTGAAAGGCTTTGAGTACAACGGTGACAACACCTGGGACGAGGGTACCATATATGACCCGGAAAGTGGCAAGACCTACTCCTGCTACATGAAAATGCTCGGCAATGACAAGATGGAGGTGAAAGGCTATATAGGCATCTCCCTCATCGGCAGGTCGCAGAACTGGAGCCGGACGAACTAG
- a CDS encoding gliding motility-associated C-terminal domain-containing protein, with the protein MRQRLLTFLFAFFLSLSAGATHIVGGEFELEHLSGFNYRLKLNLYFDVVNGDPGALDPYVTVNVFSKANNQRVGWQVMYLQERSLVPYTNIDCAIGELVTRKLVYYETVYLDPSVFDSPSGYYVTWERCCRNNTINNIVAPESAAQTFYMEFPPVVLNGQPFVNSSPILFPPLSDYACVGELFYFDFNGTDPDGDSIVYDMVTPLNGYTTPAMPVYTVLPEPAPYPEITWRPSYGPTAQVPGTPPISVDASTGQLTMRPSQKGLFVFGIRAQEFRGGRKIGEVRRDFQVLVLDCPRNQSPQVRAREQGQKDFYEAGTVLRIDPTGNRCVDVFITDPDLSEFVSLRARPVNFSEKDFTFVGTTSGMVNQGAALDSLKATLCFADCFDTEGKVYELDLIVQDDGCSLPRQDTVRLRLQIAPIPDAPPAISLSTTERLFKVKSGDKLTFDVLGIDPDEDVVSITAEGQGFSLTEHDITFTGGSAAGEVSSPFVWNIDCNTMKQESYKVDFNVTSTACNETVTRTVTIEVQPEGTNNLPTLTSDQPERVIELEVGELFNAKLFGADIDLDLLTLLAEGEGFTLADYGMNFTSTGGNGEANGVFSWTPTCIAFSQDAIRVKFILKEDACAPDMEQELVLEFRVNSPNNAPVLTSDKPVLTFDLKLNDNFEAQLAGTDIDLDNLIITAAGDGFNLEEYGMSFESTTGKGNAAGLFRMQALCQAAEKGVVRVNFTLAEDACDPSPQLLTMEFRIEVPQIEDYVPPNIFTPNGDGKNDFFEVPDLPSEFCSAVFSSIRIYNRWGQEVFFNTSSNFRWDGSEVNDGVYFYVIDYKTTEYRGSVTLVR; encoded by the coding sequence ATGAGGCAACGTTTACTTACATTTCTTTTCGCTTTCTTCCTTTCGCTGAGCGCGGGCGCCACCCATATTGTAGGCGGCGAGTTTGAGTTAGAGCACCTGAGCGGCTTCAACTACAGGCTCAAACTGAACCTGTACTTCGACGTGGTGAACGGAGACCCCGGCGCACTTGACCCGTACGTGACGGTGAACGTATTTAGCAAGGCCAATAACCAGCGGGTAGGCTGGCAGGTGATGTACCTGCAGGAACGGTCGCTGGTGCCCTACACCAACATCGACTGTGCCATTGGGGAGCTCGTGACCCGGAAGCTCGTCTACTATGAGACGGTTTACCTTGACCCGAGCGTGTTCGACAGCCCCAGCGGCTACTACGTTACCTGGGAGCGATGCTGCCGCAACAACACCATCAACAACATTGTGGCCCCGGAGAGCGCCGCCCAGACCTTCTATATGGAGTTTCCGCCGGTGGTGCTGAACGGGCAGCCTTTCGTTAACTCCTCCCCCATCCTTTTCCCGCCGCTCAGCGACTACGCCTGTGTCGGCGAGCTTTTCTACTTCGACTTCAACGGCACCGACCCTGACGGCGACTCAATTGTGTACGATATGGTAACGCCCCTGAACGGCTACACTACCCCGGCCATGCCGGTCTATACCGTTCTTCCGGAGCCAGCTCCCTACCCCGAGATTACCTGGCGGCCCAGCTACGGCCCCACGGCGCAGGTGCCGGGCACCCCGCCCATCAGCGTAGACGCCAGCACGGGCCAACTGACGATGCGGCCCAGCCAGAAAGGCCTGTTCGTGTTCGGCATCCGCGCGCAGGAGTTCAGGGGCGGCAGGAAAATAGGCGAGGTCCGGCGCGATTTCCAGGTGCTGGTGCTCGACTGCCCCCGCAACCAGTCGCCGCAGGTGAGGGCGCGTGAGCAGGGGCAAAAAGACTTTTACGAAGCGGGCACCGTGCTGCGCATCGACCCGACCGGCAACCGCTGCGTAGACGTGTTTATCACCGACCCTGACCTGAGTGAGTTCGTCTCGCTGCGGGCGCGGCCGGTAAACTTCTCTGAGAAGGACTTCACGTTCGTGGGCACCACCAGCGGCATGGTAAACCAGGGGGCGGCCCTGGACTCGCTGAAGGCCACGCTCTGCTTTGCCGACTGCTTTGACACCGAAGGGAAAGTATATGAGTTGGATCTTATTGTGCAGGACGACGGGTGCAGCCTTCCCCGCCAGGATACGGTGCGCCTGCGCCTCCAGATAGCTCCCATCCCGGATGCGCCGCCCGCTATCTCGCTCTCCACCACAGAACGGTTATTCAAAGTAAAGTCCGGCGACAAGCTTACGTTTGATGTGCTGGGCATTGATCCGGACGAGGATGTGGTGTCCATAACCGCCGAGGGCCAGGGCTTCTCGCTCACAGAACATGACATCACCTTTACAGGAGGCAGCGCCGCCGGAGAGGTCAGCTCTCCCTTTGTCTGGAACATAGACTGCAACACGATGAAGCAGGAGTCCTATAAAGTGGACTTCAACGTCACCTCCACGGCCTGTAACGAAACCGTTACCCGCACCGTCACGATTGAGGTTCAGCCGGAGGGGACAAACAACCTGCCCACCCTCACCTCGGACCAGCCTGAACGGGTCATAGAACTGGAGGTGGGGGAACTGTTCAACGCCAAGCTGTTTGGGGCGGACATAGACCTGGACCTGCTGACCCTGCTGGCAGAGGGAGAAGGCTTTACATTGGCCGACTACGGCATGAACTTTACCAGCACCGGCGGCAACGGTGAGGCAAACGGCGTCTTCTCCTGGACGCCGACCTGCATCGCCTTTTCCCAAGATGCGATCCGGGTTAAATTTATTTTGAAGGAGGATGCCTGCGCCCCGGACATGGAGCAGGAACTGGTGCTGGAGTTCCGGGTAAACAGCCCGAACAATGCGCCCGTGCTCACCTCAGACAAGCCTGTGCTGACGTTCGACCTGAAGCTGAACGATAATTTTGAGGCACAACTGGCAGGCACAGACATCGATTTGGACAACCTGATTATCACGGCGGCTGGGGATGGGTTTAACCTGGAGGAGTATGGGATGAGCTTCGAGAGTACCACTGGCAAGGGCAATGCAGCCGGGCTTTTCAGGATGCAGGCGCTTTGCCAGGCTGCGGAGAAGGGGGTGGTGCGGGTAAATTTCACGTTGGCAGAAGATGCCTGTGACCCGTCGCCGCAACTGCTGACCATGGAATTCAGAATTGAGGTGCCGCAGATAGAGGATTACGTGCCGCCCAACATCTTCACCCCCAACGGCGACGGGAAAAATGACTTCTTCGAAGTACCTGACCTTCCCTCCGAGTTCTGCTCTGCCGTCTTCTCCAGCATCCGCATCTATAACCGCTGGGGCCAGGAGGTGTTCTTCAACACCAGCAGCAACTTCCGTTGGGACGGCAGCGAGGTGAATGATGGCGTCTACTTCTATGTAATCGACTACAAGACAACAGAATACAGAGGATCTGTCACCCTTGTCAGGTAG
- a CDS encoding cytochrome c oxidase subunit 3 translates to MDSDKKKQVNATQRSAFRSIERMHPIRMLLYLSMIGIGVLFFILTVAFARTGGFPDEQFELPNFFSVSAILLLFSSYTMTKVPRMYKKEKLKKMVRYLALTLTLGVLFIVAQLIGWNEMAATGVYFSGKASGTYLYLISALHILHLLGGIIFLSFMLFKTIYVASDGVRSLIFIRDPFRHLQLSMLNSYWHFMDFLWLGLYLVFLFIA, encoded by the coding sequence ATGGATTCAGATAAGAAAAAGCAAGTAAACGCGACCCAGCGCTCTGCCTTCCGGAGCATCGAGAGGATGCATCCCATCCGGATGCTGCTTTATCTGAGCATGATCGGCATCGGCGTCCTGTTTTTCATCCTGACGGTGGCCTTTGCGCGAACCGGCGGCTTCCCCGACGAACAGTTTGAGCTTCCCAACTTTTTCAGTGTGAGTGCCATCCTTTTGCTCTTCAGCAGTTATACCATGACGAAGGTGCCCCGCATGTACAAAAAGGAGAAGCTGAAGAAGATGGTCCGCTACCTGGCCCTGACCTTAACCCTGGGGGTCCTCTTCATCGTGGCGCAGCTGATCGGCTGGAACGAGATGGCTGCAACGGGTGTGTATTTCTCAGGCAAAGCGTCGGGCACCTACCTCTACCTCATCTCGGCGCTGCACATCCTGCACCTGCTGGGCGGCATCATCTTTCTGTCGTTCATGCTCTTCAAAACCATCTACGTGGCCTCCGACGGCGTCCGGAGCCTTATCTTTATCCGCGACCCGTTCCGGCACCTGCAACTGTCGATGCTGAACAGCTACTGGCACTTCATGGATTTTCTGTGGCTGGGGCTGTACCTGGTTTTCCTTTTCATCGCATAA
- a CDS encoding HD domain-containing protein, protein MKTEQEILAATAAYVEVLLSGEGSGHDWWHIYRVWNNAKMIAAQEQVNLYIVELAALLHDIGDHKFHNGDETVGPRMARDWLLKCNVGVEETAHVCSIIGELSFKGAGTSSEMKSPEGRVVQDADRLDAIGAIGIARAFAYGGHKGRELHNPSIKPVLHNSFGQYKSSTAPTLNHFYEKLLLLKGRMHTETARKLAEERHRYMEGFLKQFYAEWEGKI, encoded by the coding sequence ATGAAGACAGAACAGGAAATCCTTGCTGCCACCGCCGCCTATGTAGAAGTGCTGCTGTCGGGGGAAGGCTCCGGGCACGACTGGTGGCACATCTACCGTGTCTGGAACAACGCGAAGATGATTGCGGCGCAGGAGCAGGTGAACTTATATATAGTGGAGTTGGCGGCTTTGCTGCACGACATCGGCGACCATAAGTTCCATAACGGCGATGAGACAGTTGGCCCGCGCATGGCCAGGGATTGGCTCCTGAAATGCAATGTTGGTGTGGAGGAAACAGCTCATGTCTGCTCCATCATAGGCGAGTTATCCTTCAAGGGCGCCGGCACCTCTTCTGAGATGAAGTCGCCGGAGGGCCGCGTGGTGCAGGACGCCGACCGGCTGGATGCGATAGGCGCCATCGGCATCGCCCGTGCCTTTGCCTACGGCGGCCATAAAGGGAGGGAGCTACATAACCCCTCCATAAAGCCCGTGCTGCACAATTCGTTCGGACAGTACAAGTCCAGCACCGCCCCCACCCTCAACCACTTTTACGAGAAGCTTTTGCTGCTGAAAGGCCGTATGCATACCGAAACCGCACGGAAACTTGCAGAAGAGCGCCACCGCTACATGGAGGGGTTCCTGAAGCAGTTTTACGCAGAATGGGAAGGTAAAATCTGA
- a CDS encoding cation:proton antiporter domain-containing protein — protein MDIPFLSDIVIILGLAIVVILLFQRFRFPTLLGFLATGVIAGPHGLSLINDTHDIEMLAEIGVILLLFIIGIEFSLRSLVLIKRTVLLGGTVQVLATIGLVWLVMLLLGFSHSEGIFMGFLVALSSTAIVLKLLQDKGDMNAPQGRVVLGILIFQDIVVVPMMLLTPLLAGDSGNIGVALLVMALKGVFVILFVLVSARYLVPRLLYMVARTKSRELFILCVVVICFAVAWLTSSLGLSLALGAFMAGLIISESEYSHQATSNILPFRELFTSFFFVSIGMLLDFHFLLEHLPLVLVFTLLTFLLKGAVATVAARLLQYPLRISLLVGLSIFQVGEFAFILSTTGIESGLLSEDNYQYFLSVSLLTMAITPFVVESYQQIARFIGAPFSSGEEPMPFGPDSAGGHGDLPDLDDHIVIIGFGINGRNVARAARHSKIPYVVVELNAVTVKRERRLGEPIIYGDAVHPVILAHLNIRRARVVVVAISDAEATRRIVASIREITDKAHIIVRTRFVQEMEENYRIGADEVIPEEFETSIEIFTRVLNKYLLPRDEIEEFTQLIRADNYDMLRSMTGRKNYMSANADLGLPEIEVASLRVFADEGEIVGKPLLESGIRQRFSVTVVAIRRGSETLLNISPSTYIKQGDIIYVVGKPGEVLRFNNYLKAD, from the coding sequence ATGGATATTCCTTTTCTCTCAGACATCGTCATCATCCTGGGGTTGGCTATCGTGGTCATTCTGCTGTTTCAGCGTTTCCGTTTCCCGACGCTGCTGGGCTTTCTGGCCACCGGCGTGATTGCCGGTCCGCACGGCCTGAGCCTCATCAACGACACGCACGACATTGAGATGCTCGCCGAGATTGGCGTTATCCTGCTGCTCTTCATCATCGGGATAGAGTTCTCGCTCCGGAGCCTGGTCCTGATCAAGCGGACGGTGCTGCTCGGCGGAACGGTGCAGGTGCTGGCCACCATCGGGCTGGTGTGGCTGGTGATGCTGCTTCTTGGCTTCAGCCACAGCGAGGGGATTTTCATGGGTTTCCTGGTGGCGCTGAGCAGCACGGCCATCGTCCTGAAGCTGCTGCAGGACAAAGGCGACATGAACGCGCCGCAGGGGCGCGTGGTGCTGGGCATCCTCATTTTTCAGGACATTGTGGTGGTGCCGATGATGCTGCTGACGCCGCTGCTGGCCGGAGACTCCGGCAATATCGGTGTCGCCCTGCTCGTGATGGCGCTGAAGGGCGTGTTTGTGATTCTGTTTGTGCTGGTCAGCGCCCGGTACCTGGTGCCCAGGCTGCTTTATATGGTAGCCCGCACAAAAAGCAGGGAGCTTTTTATATTATGCGTGGTCGTGATTTGCTTTGCTGTAGCCTGGCTCACCTCCAGTTTAGGTTTATCGCTGGCGCTGGGTGCCTTTATGGCGGGGCTCATCATCTCAGAATCGGAATACAGCCACCAGGCCACCAGCAACATCCTGCCCTTCCGGGAGCTGTTCACCAGCTTTTTCTTTGTGTCCATCGGCATGCTGTTGGATTTTCACTTCCTGCTGGAGCACCTGCCCCTCGTTCTGGTCTTCACCCTGCTCACGTTCCTCCTCAAGGGCGCTGTGGCCACGGTGGCGGCCCGCCTGCTGCAGTACCCGCTCCGTATCTCGCTGCTGGTGGGCCTCTCGATCTTCCAGGTGGGTGAATTTGCCTTTATTCTCTCCACCACAGGCATCGAGAGCGGCCTGCTGTCGGAGGACAACTATCAGTATTTCCTGTCTGTGTCATTGCTCACCATGGCCATCACGCCGTTTGTGGTGGAGTCGTACCAGCAGATTGCACGCTTCATCGGGGCTCCTTTTTCCTCCGGTGAGGAGCCGATGCCGTTTGGCCCAGATTCCGCAGGCGGGCACGGCGACCTCCCGGACCTGGACGATCACATCGTCATCATCGGGTTCGGGATAAACGGGCGCAACGTGGCCAGGGCAGCCCGGCACTCGAAGATTCCTTATGTGGTGGTGGAACTCAATGCCGTTACTGTGAAGCGGGAGCGCAGGCTAGGGGAGCCAATCATATATGGCGACGCGGTACACCCCGTGATCCTGGCCCATCTCAACATCCGTAGAGCCCGCGTGGTGGTGGTGGCCATCTCGGATGCCGAGGCGACGAGGCGCATCGTCGCCAGCATCAGGGAAATCACGGACAAAGCCCATATCATCGTGCGCACCCGCTTTGTGCAGGAGATGGAGGAGAATTACAGGATAGGGGCCGATGAGGTGATCCCGGAGGAGTTTGAGACCTCCATCGAGATCTTCACAAGGGTGCTGAACAAGTACCTCCTGCCCCGGGATGAGATTGAGGAGTTCACGCAACTGATCCGCGCCGACAACTACGACATGCTGCGGAGCATGACGGGCCGGAAAAACTATATGTCCGCCAACGCAGACCTGGGTTTGCCAGAGATTGAGGTGGCCAGCCTGCGGGTGTTTGCCGACGAGGGGGAGATAGTAGGGAAACCCCTGCTGGAGTCCGGCATCCGGCAGCGCTTCTCCGTGACGGTGGTGGCCATCAGGCGGGGCAGCGAGACGCTGCTCAACATCAGCCCCAGCACCTATATAAAGCAGGGGGATATCATATATGTTGTCGGCAAGCCGGGCGAGGTGCTCCGCTTCAACAATTACCTGAAGGCGGACTGA
- a CDS encoding DUF4136 domain-containing protein — translation MKKNLQTLLLLGLAATAFALNSCVTTSGAIGANAIKAPYATPDRYKTYAWYQPAPAEKADYDKGYSKQLHEHIQRAVEEEMEERGYRKDAGKPDVLVAYDVSVSVPEEKDRTSKARPGFGYSYGYMAGYRYNYGHADMPGYRSVDLFKEGTLIIDLVHPQSNMLLWRGWAEGGISNFKAGYNSVHGQVEEVLEKL, via the coding sequence ATGAAAAAGAACTTACAGACGCTCCTGCTGCTTGGCCTGGCAGCCACGGCCTTCGCTCTGAACTCCTGCGTCACCACCTCGGGCGCCATCGGGGCCAATGCCATCAAAGCGCCCTACGCCACCCCCGACAGGTATAAGACCTACGCCTGGTACCAGCCTGCACCGGCCGAGAAAGCTGATTACGATAAAGGCTACAGCAAGCAGCTCCACGAGCATATACAGCGGGCAGTGGAGGAAGAAATGGAGGAGCGGGGCTACCGCAAGGACGCCGGGAAGCCGGATGTGCTGGTGGCGTACGATGTGAGCGTGTCGGTGCCGGAGGAGAAGGACAGAACCTCAAAGGCGCGTCCCGGCTTCGGCTACAGCTATGGCTATATGGCCGGCTACCGCTACAACTACGGCCACGCCGACATGCCCGGCTACCGCAGCGTGGATCTGTTCAAGGAAGGCACGCTGATCATCGACCTGGTACACCCGCAGTCGAACATGCTGTTGTGGCGCGGCTGGGCCGAGGGGGGAATCAGCAACTTCAAAGCCGGCTACAACAGCGTGCATGGCCAGGTGGAGGAGGTGCTGGAGAAACTGTAA
- a CDS encoding acetyl-CoA hydrolase/transferase family protein, with the protein MPTYSTTYKTAEEALSIIRSGDRVFIQGSAATPQYLIRKLAERADELRNVELVSITTYGDIPLTEERYKDSFFINSLFVSANVRDAVNSGRGDYIPIFLSDIPQLFRTGILPLDVAIVHVSPPDKHGYCSLGVSVDVTREAVLSAKHVIAQVNPHMPRTHGDGLIHVRRFDVLVEVDEALPEVDYTQRITEKERTIARYIAEMVEDGATLQMGIGAIPDAVLGSLTNHKELGIHTEMFSNGVMPLVEKGVITNEHKYRHPGRIATGFIVGNRALYDFVDDNPLILMQRTDYVNDTAIIRSNPKVTAINSAIEIDLTGQVVSDTIGTYQYSGIGGQMDFMRGAALSAGGKPIIALPSTTHKGISRITPFINHGASVTTTRAHVHYVVTEYGVAYLFGKNLRQRARALINIAHPDHRERLEEEAVKRFRYI; encoded by the coding sequence ATGCCAACATACAGCACTACTTACAAAACAGCCGAGGAAGCCCTCTCCATCATCCGGTCTGGTGACCGTGTGTTCATCCAGGGCAGCGCCGCCACGCCGCAGTACCTGATCCGGAAGCTGGCAGAGCGGGCCGATGAGCTGCGGAATGTGGAACTGGTGAGCATTACCACCTACGGCGACATTCCACTTACCGAAGAGCGCTACAAGGACTCGTTTTTCATCAACTCGCTTTTTGTCTCCGCCAATGTGCGCGACGCCGTGAACAGTGGCCGGGGCGACTACATACCCATCTTCCTGAGCGATATCCCGCAGCTTTTCCGCACCGGTATCCTGCCCCTGGATGTCGCCATCGTGCATGTCTCGCCGCCCGACAAGCATGGCTATTGCTCGCTCGGCGTGTCGGTGGATGTGACACGGGAGGCGGTGCTGAGCGCCAAACATGTGATCGCGCAGGTAAACCCGCATATGCCGCGCACGCACGGCGACGGTCTTATCCACGTCCGGCGTTTCGATGTGCTGGTAGAGGTTGACGAGGCGCTGCCCGAGGTGGACTACACGCAGCGCATCACCGAGAAGGAAAGGACCATCGCCCGCTATATAGCCGAGATGGTGGAGGACGGCGCCACCCTGCAGATGGGCATCGGGGCCATTCCCGACGCGGTGCTCGGCAGCCTCACCAACCACAAAGAGTTGGGCATCCATACCGAGATGTTCTCGAACGGCGTGATGCCGCTGGTGGAGAAAGGCGTGATCACAAACGAGCACAAGTACCGCCACCCCGGCCGCATCGCCACCGGTTTTATTGTGGGCAACCGCGCGCTGTATGACTTCGTGGATGACAACCCGCTTATACTGATGCAGCGCACCGACTACGTGAACGACACGGCCATCATCCGCTCCAACCCAAAAGTGACGGCGATCAACAGCGCCATCGAGATAGACCTGACGGGCCAGGTGGTGTCCGACACCATCGGCACCTACCAGTACTCGGGCATCGGCGGGCAGATGGACTTTATGCGGGGCGCCGCCCTGTCGGCAGGCGGCAAACCCATCATCGCGCTGCCGTCCACTACACACAAAGGCATCTCACGCATCACGCCGTTCATCAACCATGGCGCGTCCGTCACCACCACGCGGGCACACGTGCATTATGTGGTAACGGAATACGGCGTGGCCTACCTTTTCGGCAAAAACCTGCGGCAGCGCGCCAGGGCGCTCATCAACATTGCCCACCCCGACCACCGTGAACGGCTGGAGGAGGAAGCGGTGAAGCGTTTCCGTTATATATAA